ggaaaaacataagagttgcactaaaccgaattttttgtcataatctttaATACTGTATaaacaactcgaaaaattttttcgcttcaaaaattgaaaatttttataagcggttaccctttgctaaaaattgcaaaaaaatttaaatgtgaaatttcaagtaattctgtttactttacgaatcgtcttcgaatttcgaactgcgaaatacttacaaattttcgaaattcgaaaaaattaaggagttatagcgtttttggccttgaaaacgactttgaatttttacgcataaaaaaattggcttttgcaatgttttccatagcaacttttacagtatcgctttatgcagcacttctacggaaagggattttcgtcacgaatccaacgctTTCTGAAAAATTTCGATGTTCGCAAAACTGAGGAAGTTAATGcagttgcaaactcaagttggcttttttgaatttttggatatcaattatgcgattttaaagcaatactcgtaaagttttcaaggaaatagaagagagtattgcttcatccagcaccattacggaaagagattttcttcaagaatccaacggtgtgctcagaattttgaagttcttaaaacttagaatgttaCAGCATTTTCAAActcatgttgattttttttagcattttcggatattgattatgcgtttttgagcttatttcttgaaggaaaaacataagagttgcactaaaccgaattttttgccataatgttcaatgctgtatactcaactcgaaaaattttttcgcatcaaaaattgaaaatttttataaggagttaccctttgctaaaaaatgcaaaaaaatttaaatgtgaaatttcaagtaattctgtttactttacgaatcgtcttcgaatttcgaactgcgaaatacttacaaattttcgaaattcgaaaaaattaaggagttatagcgtttttggccttgaaaacgactttgaatttttacgcataaaaaaattggcttttgcaatgttttccatagcaacttttacagtatcgctttatgcagcacttctacggaaagggattttcgtcacgaatccaacgctTTCTGAAAAATTTCGATGTTCGCAAAACTGAGGAAGTTAATGcagttgcaaactcaagttggcttttttgaatttttggatatcaattatgcgatgttgaagcaatactcgtaaatttttcaaggaaatagaaaagagtattgcttcaccCAGcaaccattacggaaagagattttcttcaagaatccaacggtgtgctcagaattttgaagttctcaAAACTTAGAATGTTACAGCATTTTCAAACTCATGTTGagtttttttagcattttcggatattgattatgcgtttttgagcttatttCTTGAAGGAAAACAtaagagttgcactaaaccgaattttttgccataatgttcaatgctgtatactcaactcgaaaaattttttcgcatcaaaaattgaaaatttttataaggggttagcctttcctaaaaaaatgcaaaaaaaataaaatgtgaaattccaagtaattctgttcactttacgaatcgtcttcgaatttcgaactgcggaatacttaaaaatttttgcatttttcggatattgattgtgcgattttgagcttgtttcttgaaggaaaaacataggagttgcactaaaccgaattttttgcgaTTATTTTCAATACTATattctcaactcgaaaaattttttcgcatcaaaaattgctaaaaaaatgcaaaaaaattaaaatgtaaaatttcaagtaattccgtttactttacgaatcgtcttcgaatttccaaCTGCGAAATACttaacaattttcgaaattcgaaaaaatgaaggagttacagcgttgttggtcttgaaaacgactttgaatttttacgcccaaaataaattggtttttcctatgttttccatagcaaccttaacagtatcgcttcatgtagcacctctacggaaagggatttttgtcacgaatccaacgatgcctgaaaaattgtcaggttcgcaaaactgaggaagttacaacagctgcaaactcacgtttgttttttttttaattttttaatttcaattatgcgatttggaaGCAATACTTgtagttttcaaggaaatagaagagagtattgcttcatccagcaccattacggaaagagattttcttcacgaatccaacggtgtgctcaaaattttgaagttcttaaaacttagaatattaCAGCATTTTCAAActcatgttgattttttttagcattttcggatattgattatgcgtttttgagcttatttcttgaaggaaaaacataagagttgcactaaaccgaattttttgccataatgttcaatgctgtatactcaactcgaaaaattttttcgcatcaaaaattgaaaatttttataaggagttaccctttgctaaaaaatgcaaaaaaatttaaatgtgaaatttcaagtaattctgtttactttacgaatcgtcttcgaatttcgaactgcgaaatacttacaaattttcgaaattcgaaaaaattaaggagttatagcgtttttggccttgaaaacgactttgaatttttacgcataaaaaaattggcttttgcaatgttttccatagcaacttttacagtatcgctttatgcagcacttctacggaaagggattttcgtcacgaatccaacgctTTCTGAAAAATTTCGATGTTCGCAAAACTGAGGAAGTTAATGcagttgcaaactcaagttggcttttttgaatttttggatatcaattatgcgatgttgaagcaatactcgtaaatttttcaaggaaatagaaaagagtattgcttcaccCAGcaaccattacggaaagagattttcttcaagaatccaacggtgtgctcagaattttgaagttctcaAAACTTAGAATGTTACAGCATTTTCAAACTCATGTTGagtttttttagcattttcggatattgattatgcgtttttgagcttatttcttgaaggaaaaacataagagttgcactaaaccgaattttttgccataatgttcaatgctgtatactcaactcgaaaaattttttcgcatcaaaaattgaaaatttttataaggggttagcctttcctaaaaaaatgcaaaaaaaataaaatgtgaaattccaagtaattctgttcactttacgaatcgtcttcgaatttcgaactgcggaatacttaaaaattttcgaaattcgaaaaaatgaaggagttacagcgttgttggccttgaaaacgactttgaatttttacgcccaaaataaattggattttgctttgttttccatagcaaccttaacagtatcgcttcatgtagcacctctacggaaagggatttttgtcacgaatccaacggtgcctgaaaaattgtcaggttcgcaaaactgaggaagttacaacagctgcaaactcacgtttgtttttttttttaattttttaatttcaattatgcgattttaaagcaatactcgtaaagttttcaaggaaatagaagagagtattgcttcatccagcaccattacggaaagagattttcttcaagaatccaacggtgtgctcagaattttgaagttcgcaaaactaaggatgttacagcaatttcaaactcacgttgatttttttagcattttcggatattgattgtgcgattttgagcttgtttcttgaaggaaaaacataggagttgcactaaaccgaattttttgcgattattttcaatactttattctcaactcgaaaaattttttcgcatcaaaaattgaaaattttcataagggggcctttcctaaaaaaatgcaaaaaaataaaatgtgaaattccaagtaattctgttcactttacgaatcgtcttcgaatttcgaactgcggaatgcttaaaaattttcgaaattcgaaaaaatgaaggagttacagcgttgttggccttgaaaacgactttgaatttttacgcccaaaataaattggtttttgctttgttttccatagcaaccttaacagtatcgcttcatgtagcacctctacggaaagggatttttgtcacgaatccaacggtttCTGAAAAATTGCTaagttcgcaaaactgaggaagttacagcagctgcaaactcacgtttgttttttttggaattttttaattttaattatgcgattttgaagcaatactcgtaaatttttcaaggaaatagaagagagtattgcttcatccagcaccattacggaaagagattttcttcacgaatccaacggtgtgctcaaaattttgaagttcttaaaacttagaatgttaCAGCATTTTCAAActcatgttgattttttttagcattttcggatattgattatgcgtttttgagcttatttcttgaaggaaaaacataagagttgcactaaaccgaattttttgccataatgttcaatgctgtatactcaactcgaaaaattttttcgcatcaaaaattgaaaatttttataaggagttaccctttgctaaaaaatgcaaaaaaatttaatttaatctaAGTTCTCAAAACTTAGAATGTTACAGCATTTTCAAActcatgttgattttttttagcattttcggatattgattatgcgtttttgagcttatttcttgaaggaaaaacataagagttgcactaaaccgaattttttgccataatgttcaatgctgtatactcaactcgaaaaattttttcgcatcaaaaattgaaaatttttataaggggttagcctttgctaaaaaaatgcaaaaaaattaaaatgtaaaatttcaagtaattccgtttactttacgaatcgtcttcgaatttccaaCTGCGAAATACttaacaattttcgaaattcgaaaaaatgaaggagttatagcgtttttggccttgaatacgactttgaatttttacgcccaaaataaattggtttttcctatgttttccatagcaaccttaacagtatcgcttcatgtagcacctctacggaaagggatttctgtcacgaatccaacggtgcctgaaaaattgtcaggttcgcaaaactgaggaagttacaacagctgcaaactcacgtttgtttttttttttttaattttttaatttcaattatgcgattttaaagcaatactcgtaaagttttcaaggaaatagaagagagtattgcttcatccagcaccattacggaaagagattttcttcaagaatccaacggtgtgctcagaattttgaagttctcaAAACTTAGAATGTTACAGCATTTTCAAACTcatgttgatttttttagcattttcggatattgattatgcgattttgagcttgtttcttgaaggaaaaacataggagttgcactaaaccgaattttttgcgattatcttcaatGCTGtttactcaactcgaaaaattttttcgcatcaaaaattgaaaatttttataaggggttagcctttcctaaaaaaatgcaaaaaaaataaaatgtgaaattccatgtaattttgttcactttacgaatcgtcttcgaatttcgaactgcggaatgcttaaaaattttcgaaattcgaaaaaatgaaggagttacagcgtttttggccttgaaaacgactttgaatttttacgcccaaaataaattggtttttcctatgttttccatagcaaccttaacagtatcgcttcatgtagcacctctacggaaagggatttttgtcacgaatccaacggtttCTGAAAAATTGCGAGGTTTGAAAAGCGgtggaagttacagcagttgcaaactcacgttggctTTTATgcatgacaccatctgatgcactaaatttatgcttcatcttatgcctctgcacattgtggctacccaaattgtagcgaccactgccgtgaggttaagggagctttctcattggtcatgtggcggctaaggACACTGTGTTACCCTTGAGCCGctctttgataaaaattactgtatcactatttctgattgaaccgattggaactacgatatctctggtaacagaagttatatacggatggttccaaattaaacgaccaggtgggctttggggtgtattctaaagatctagaactggtcatatcgaaaaggttacccgaccactgcagtgtgtatcagtcagagatccttgcaattaaggaagtgatggaatgacTAAAATATAATGCaattacgacgattgacataaatatcttctcagacagccaggcagccatttaatTCCAGgacaacgtatttctgaacacaaaaatcgccctcgacgatcgcagatctctcaacaagatggctgaacagttcaaaattcacctgttctgggtgccgggccacagagatatcccagggaatagtaaagcggatgagcttgcgagactagacactggaatctgtgggtatgcctctagcgagatgtaagctaaattttcagaaCCAGGCTCGAAGgtcaatgaatgatagatggttacaaagaggggctgtgagcattctaaaactatgtggcctaatctagatttgaagaggtctacttatttgcgtctcagtcattgtgtccgtcatgagaggtcactgtctaatcggaaaacatgctgacagactgaaggttgccagtaacgacttttgcataagctatagggacatcgaagaagaagagactatagaacaccttctgtgtgtcccgcacttgcagttagaaggagttccactttaggttctcatttcttcgagcacctgtctgatttagcggatgtgaacattcgcaagttattgggctttttaaagcgatatggatggttcaatggtaggaacaagaaggcatcttccttcttctgttcctgtgatgtcacaatggacgaaaacgtctaagtgagtctggcatggcagactgtcacttaaatctaacctaaacaGTCAacgtgttttgaataataaaacaCACTTGCCAAACTTTtacaagttctttgctatgctattctgtgaatagaaaacattgaatatgatctcgagctggaagatcttcgaaaaatcacgaaaagattttaaagagcaaaaaatacaaattttttccaCGAACATTCACctaaattctcacatatcaatgagtgcagtccgattcaagtttaagctcaatgataagtggcctccttttaatagcctagtccgaacgatgtgccgcagtgagacacctctttggagagaagttttacatggcatagtacctcaccaatgttgccagcattgggaggggaaaaccaccgctgaaatttatttttttttctgatggtatagCCAGGATTCtaaaccaggcgttcagtatcataggcggacaagctaaccactgcgctatggtggcctccaaacaGGAAAGTTAAGTATTGCTTCTATTGCAGCACCATTACAAACCAGAATATTTGCCCTCTAATCCCGGAATGCTTTCGGATTTCTTTAATTCGAATTTACAGCATTTTCACACTCGGACaataaaaaatggtattttgcttattttttcaaaaattacaagttttttttccaAGTTAGCATCAATATAGAAATGGGGATGTTACACAGTCGGTTGCTTCCGaccttttttttgctatttgtcTTGTTGCTTTTAAGTTAAATGAATCGACGGAAGTTTAAAgactttttaaagcaaaaatttcgCAAGTGCTTGTCTTTACAACATCACAACaataattgtttttatatttatcTAATTATACTCCAATATGGTCTTTAGAACTAGACATTATTGCAGTTAAGTGTTATTACTTATAGATTTTACAGTATTATAGTATGAACAttcagttttattttattatgtgtGCACTACAATTCGTTATCTTTTATTATTGATTGAAGTTATCAGTAGAGCAACCTACTGGAATTTACAAATAGCCACACATAAATAGAACTTTATCGTCAGCCCCCCTAAGTGGTTTGTTTTACGCTTCACATTATCAATATTCAAAAATCACACTGATAAGtcgtcaaatgcaaattttcttgTTTTCTGTGTTGATTACACCATGGGCCTTGAACAAAAGGAGAAAATGCAGGGGTATTTACATAAAATATcacatttgtttatttttattctatACTAAATCCTTAGGTTCTTTGCAATCTGGGGGAATGCCTTCGAAGGGACCACCTCCCTCACCACCACCGCCTCCAATGCCGGCGATGATTTTCAAAATATCACTGGGAGAATAACCACCAAGCATGCCATTCACCAACTGTAAGTAAATAAGGTAATGTTGGTAACATTGTAAACcctaagaaaatatatttttaattcttaCATTCTCAACGTAGCCAACAATGCCCTTTTCTTGCGCTTCCACCCAAACATCATTCAATAATTCAATACCCAATTCATTGATTAAAGCATGGAAGAAGTCATTGATGCGAGGTTCTTCAATGATATCTTCAATATTTACCCAAAGTTCTCCAATGCTTAGCTAAAATATGAAAAGCTGATACACACATTCAAAGTATTTTATTAATAGAAAAGAACTAACCTCAATTGTTAAGCCACGAATACCAACACTGCTTAAAGAAATACTAAATATCCAGGAAATGGCAAATCTGGCAGATCCCAAGCGGCCACTGTTAAGGGAATACAAAGAATGTGTTAATCAAAATGTTTTGTAGTCAATTTGTAATGCATCAAAATATTCATATCTAACCCTATAAGGTTGTTATAGAGATTTGTTGGCCATATAGGCTAATCTGTCCAGCCATAAAGATTGATAGCCTGACAATATCCTTCTGATGTTCAAAATGAGGGTCTTTTGAATTGTAAAAGATCCATGGAGGTAGGCATACAAAGTTTTAACTGGTCtaccttaaaaaaaaagtttttatatgtttttgtttttacttactCTGCAGTTCCATCTCCGTTCAAGTTAACTACACGTGCTATGGAGCCCTTGGCTGTATACAAGGACTTAAGAACGGTCATGGGCATAACAATTTCCATGTTGGATCTTCTAAAAGGTGTTGTTGTAATCTTCAGAGACGTCACATCAAAATCCGATAAGCCAGTCAAAGCTAAATTTGTCAAAGATCCAGTAAAACTAAATTAAAGTTGAAagaatttataacaaaaatttgttttataaaaaaatttgttttgaaaaaactCACTCAACCAGATATTGATTATCCACACTGGTTTcaacatgatcaatttttaTGGGATCCAATGCTGGTAGTCCAAACTTTGGTATGGGATGGCACATACGCATACGCAATTCCTCAAGGAATTCTAAAATAGCATCCTCCATCAGGGCATTGCCCTGTGGTAGTGAGCTTGTAAATATGGCTATTACAGCCACTATGGTAAATAGTCCAAATTTCATGGTTTATCCGCTGCTCGGCTATTAACTTCTTAGCAAAAGGTTTGCCCTACCTAATAATTCTCTTTAGGCGGCTAATCTACTACTAAATTTATTATAAGCATAGAATTGCCTTTTTGTTGAATTGTAGTAATCAATGGAAGGCCCGAGGCATGGTTATTTTTATATCGGTCAGCTAAAAGATTAGTATGAAGTTATCGTAGTTGTTATTGAcaaacgttttgttttttttttcttatatataacagcAACATTAACGTTTATGCCGTGTGAAAATGCAAATCATTTTTATGCCCGTACTTCTAG
This Stomoxys calcitrans chromosome 2, idStoCalc2.1, whole genome shotgun sequence DNA region includes the following protein-coding sequences:
- the LOC106096400 gene encoding uncharacterized protein LOC106096400 translates to MKFGLFTIVAVIAIFTSSLPQGNALMEDAILEFLEELRMRMCHPIPKFGLPALDPIKIDHVETSVDNQYLVDFTGSLTNLALTGLSDFDVTSLKITTTPFRRSNMEIVMPMTVLKSLYTAKGSIARVVNLNGDGTADGRLGSARFAISWIFSISLSSVGIRGLTIELSIGELWVNIEDIIEEPRINDFFHALINELGIELLNDVWVEAQEKGIVGYVENLVNGMLGGYSPSDILKIIAGIGGGGGEGGGPFEGIPPDCKEPKDLV